Proteins from one Cryptomeria japonica chromosome 4, Sugi_1.0, whole genome shotgun sequence genomic window:
- the LOC131063635 gene encoding disease resistance RPP13-like protein 4: protein MASVIGEALLGKVCEIVLEITLRKLPEEANTVVNFRKEFRWLNKKLRHVRGFLKDADQQSRHNEDVKEWLEEIRVISMLAEDICEECAVEPLYVNNVQSCGLSFNKCIFRYRTGRRIKDIKDRIRSVIEEGNELKLLHDLFPANEASPSSSTSQSVDWKRSSVLPSGSDSHTVGIESKVDDLLKLLDSNAFPVIAVVGMGGMGKTHLLQHVYNHSNIKERYEKSIWLSVSQSYSISKLQKDLVFQINDEELSKRVKESEVSEQVLAPEIHKKLKGKRCLVVLDDVWRASREDDLLARLGLPTANNIPCKIVVTTRSREVCANLNANIYEMQNLSDEDSWRLFCVYAFEGSEIKREPEKHLVEVGRKIVKQCGNLPLAIKTIAASLAKTRLPREWESKLQQLQGLQTPNVDPIMSILRLSYDSLPAVLKACFAYLSFFPEDQVIHCEYLINLWIGEGFIPAGEGQWDAAWDCLYQLASLCLLQLWEQVQLDETILQHTLIKQCKIHDLLLDLAIQVSRENKCIFSIEEASKDASADWCRILLVKKDIHEEDISDSRPVCLRTFSLSHNRGIGSIPPTLFTAMRGLRVLDLSGTGISALPESIGKMKLLKVLNLKDTYIREVSECVRHLKSLLFLALPQGCYNLPLWINEVKCLQHLECENVSRMPKGISELVSLRRLRSSPLYLSIEEDELMKSEDFADMAQLQELRLNVGYEMDLEGIVASLVKMRWLYIANMAGTEELVVPEKVAAMKDLESLTLGCFEVPNLRELELHWYGYSDSLEFQIMPNLVRLTLYGENRRCRGIAKAFGKADGFPQLRFLKISWFDEIEEFPELEEGAMACLEELKLTRCPKVKKVGGGLEHLKRLKLFNYRGTGTDELRKMFKEGGEYCHKIKSINPHVTIKG from the exons ATGGCCTCTGTAATTGGAGAAGCTCTTCTAGGAAAAgtttgtgagatagtccttgagaTAACCCTTCGGAAACTTCCTGAAGAGGCAAACACGGTGGTGAACTTCAGAAAGGAGTTCAGATGGTTAAATAAGAAACTCAGACATGTGAGGGGTTTTCTGAAAGATGCTGATCAACAGTCTCGACATAACGAGGATGTAAAAGAATGGCTGGAGGAGATTCGCGTTATTTCCATGCTTGCAGAGGACATCTGTGAGGAATGTGCTGTGGAACCTCTGTATGTAAATAACGTTCAATCTTGTGGGTTGAGTTTCAACAAATGCATTTTTCGGTATAGGACAGGGCGGAGAATTAAGGACATCAAGGACCGCATCAGATCTGTTATTGAAGAGGGCAACGAGTTGAAGTTATTGCATGATCTTTTTCCTGCAAATGAAGCATCACCCAGTAGTAGTACATCTCAAAGTGTAGATTGGAAGAGATCTAGTGTTTTGCCCAGCGGCAGCGATTCACACACAGTGGGGATAGAGTCCAAAGTTGATGACCTGCTTAAGTTGTTGGACAGCAATGCCTTTCCAGTTATTGCGGTAGTTGGGATGGGGGGGATGGGCAAAACCCATCTTCTTCAACATGTTTACAACCACAGCAACATAAAAGAAAGGTATGAGAAATCTATATGGCTTTCAGTCTCTCAGTCTTACTCTATTTCCAAATTACAGAAAGATTTAGTCTTTCAGATAAATGATGAAGAGTTAAGTAAACGGGTAAAGGAAAGTGAAGTAAGTGAGCAGGTATTAGCTCCGGAGATTCATAAAAAGTTGAAAGGAAAGAGGTGTCTTGTGGTGTTGGATGATGTGTGGAGGGCTAGTAGAGAAGATGATTTGTTAGCTAGACTTGGCCTCCCAACTGCAAACAATATCCCATGCAAGATTGTGGTGACTACAAGAAGCAGGGAGGTTTGTGCAAATTTGAATGCTAACATTTATGAGATGCAAAATTTGTCAGATGAAGACAGTTGGAGACTATTTTGCGTTTATGCATTTGAGGGATCTGAGATAAAGAGAGAGCCAGAGAAGCATCTGGTAGAGGTGGGTCGTAAGATTGTAAAACAATGTGGAAATCTTCCGCTGGCTATCAAAACAATAGCCGCATCTCTGGCAAAGACCAGATTGCCACGGGAGTGGGAGTCCAAGCTCCAGCAGCTTCAAGGGCTACAAACTCCCAATGTTGATCCGATCATGTCTATTCTAAGACTGAGTTATGATTCCTTGCCTGCAGTTCTTAAAGCTTGTTTTGCCTATCTTTCCTTCTTTCCCGAGGATCAGGTGATACATTGTGAGTATCTGATAAATTTGTGGATAGGGGAAGGTTTTATTCCAGCAGGAGAGGGCCAGTGGGATGCGGCATGGGACTGTTTGTATCAACTTGCCAGTCTCTGTCTGCTTCAACTATGGGAACAAGTTCAATTAGATGAAACAATCCTTCAACATACTTTAATCAAACAATGTAAAATTCACGATCTGTTGCTTGATTTGGCCATACAGGTATCAAGagaaaataaatgtattttttCTATTGAGGAAGCCTCCAAAGATGCAAGTGCTGACTGGTGTCGGATTTTATTGGTCAAGAAAGATATACATGAGGAAGACATCTCAGATAGTCGTCCTGTTTGTCTCCGCACATTCTCACTGTCACACAATAGAGGCATTGGAAGCATTCCACCAACCTTGTTCACCGCTATGAGAGGACTACGCGTTCTCGATTTGAGCGGGACAGGCATCTCTGCATTGCCTGAAAGCATTGGAAAGATGAAACTCCTCAAAGTATTGAATTTAAAGGATACATATATTAGAGAGGTATCAGAGTGTGTGAGACATCTGAAAAGTCTATTGTTTCTTGCTCTGCCTCAGGGATGTTACAATTTACCATTATGGATAAATGAAGTTAAATGTCTTCAGCATTTAGAATGTGAGAATGTTAGTCGCATGCCAAAGGGAATATCAGAGCTGGTCTCTTTGAGAAGATTGCGATCATCACCCTTGTATCTGTCCATTGAAGAGGACGAATTAATGAAGTCAGAGGATTTTGCCGATATGGCTCAGCTTCAGGAACTACGGTTAAATGTTGGGTATGAAATGGACTTGGAAGGGATCGTTGCGTCGCTGGTGAAGATGCGTTGGCTATACATTGCGAATATGGCCGGAACAGAAGAATTGGTGGTTCCAGAGAAAGTGGCAGCGATGAAAGATCTGGAAAGTCTTACACTAGGTTGTTTTGAAGTGCCAAATTTGAGGGAACTCGAATTACATTGGTATGGCTATAGTGATTCTCTAGAGTTTCAAATAATGCCCAACCTTGTGAGGTTGACGTTGTATGGGGAGAATAGGAGGTGCAGAGGAATTGCAAAAGCATTTGGAAAGGCGGACGGGTTTCCACAGCTCCGCTTCTTGAAGATTAGTTGGTTTGATGAAATAGAGGAGTTTCCAGAATTGGAGGAAGGGGCAATGGCATGTCTTGAGGAGTTGAAGCTAACAAGGTGTCCTAAAGTGAAGAAAGTGGGAGGGGGATTGGAGCACTTGAAAAGACTCAAGCTCTTCAATTATCGTGGGACAGGGACAGATGAATTAAGGAAGATGTTCAAGGAAGGCGGAGAATATTGCCATAAAATCAAGTCCATCAATCCACACGTAACTATTAAAG GCTAA